The Desulfohalovibrio reitneri genome contains a region encoding:
- a CDS encoding AEC family transporter — protein sequence MQTVLTSLAPIFLLILGGYAFKRASFPGRDFWPLAERLTYYVLFPALLVDKLGSADLSGLPVAGLAASLATAVLLVSGALVAMRKAAHPFGPAFTSVFQGSIRPNTYVGLSAAWAMLGGEGVALSAVALMTLIPLVNVLCVTVLNHFGLGSTGRLRQVPGNLLRNPLILACLAGIALNASGTELPRVATDILDVLGGASLPLGLLAVGAGLRFGRLRRDARGIAASSVLKLLVLPLAAVLLGLAFGVHGPSLTVAALFTAIPASVSSFILARQLGGDHELMASIITFQTLAAAATMPLLLSLLSPLWT from the coding sequence ATGCAGACAGTCCTCACCTCCCTGGCCCCAATCTTTTTGCTCATACTAGGCGGCTACGCCTTCAAGCGGGCCTCCTTTCCCGGACGCGACTTCTGGCCCCTGGCCGAACGGCTGACCTACTACGTACTCTTCCCCGCCCTGCTGGTGGACAAACTGGGCTCGGCCGACCTGTCCGGCCTGCCCGTGGCCGGGCTGGCCGCCAGCCTTGCCACCGCCGTTCTCCTGGTCTCCGGTGCGCTGGTGGCCATGCGCAAGGCGGCCCATCCCTTCGGCCCGGCCTTCACTTCCGTGTTCCAGGGCTCCATCCGGCCCAACACCTACGTCGGGCTCTCCGCCGCCTGGGCCATGCTGGGCGGGGAGGGTGTGGCCCTTTCGGCCGTGGCCCTGATGACCCTGATTCCCCTGGTCAACGTGCTCTGCGTGACCGTGCTGAACCACTTCGGCCTGGGGAGCACCGGCCGATTGCGCCAGGTGCCGGGCAACCTGCTGCGCAACCCCCTCATCCTGGCCTGCCTGGCCGGCATCGCCCTCAACGCGTCCGGGACGGAGCTTCCCAGAGTGGCGACCGACATTCTGGACGTGCTTGGCGGAGCCTCCCTGCCTTTGGGCCTGCTGGCCGTGGGCGCGGGGCTGCGTTTCGGCAGGCTGCGGCGGGACGCGCGCGGCATCGCCGCCTCCAGCGTGCTCAAACTGCTGGTGCTGCCCCTGGCGGCCGTTCTCCTGGGGCTGGCCTTCGGCGTGCACGGCCCCTCACTAACGGTGGCCGCCCTGTTCACGGCCATCCCCGCCTCGGTCTCCTCCTTCATCCTGGCCAGGCAGTTGGGAGGCGACCACGAATTGATGGCCTCCATCATCACTTTCCAGACACTGGCCGCGGCCGCGACCATGCCGCTGCTGCTCTCGCTTCTGTCTCCTTTGTGGACCTGA
- the mutY gene encoding A/G-specific adenine glycosylase encodes MDRPSPGAAREMADALAAWFEANARPLPWRRSYRPYEVWVSEIMLQQTQMERGVEAFTRWMERFPDPEALARAGEDEVLKMWEGLGYYNRARNLHRAAGMVVERHGGEVPADPAALRALPGVGPYTAAAVASIAHGRDVPLVDANVGRLFSRLFDIDQPLHLSATKRALDGLAADLLPPGRARMHNQALMELGALVCTPKSPRCSACPLDTRCRAKYLDLVFERPVPAKAAEYIPMDVASGLLIHDGGILVQKRPPAGVWAGLWEFPGGAVEEGETPDQAVVREFLEETELEVAVAAPLPRVRHGYTRYRVTLHPFLLTLAGRPRQPALHAAQESRWAGAEELAGLAFPAGHRKLLDKLAASGRLDRLLAGGAIEEEPS; translated from the coding sequence GAGGCCAACGCCCGCCCCCTGCCCTGGCGGCGTTCCTACCGCCCCTATGAGGTCTGGGTCTCGGAAATCATGCTCCAGCAGACCCAAATGGAGCGGGGCGTGGAGGCCTTCACCCGCTGGATGGAACGCTTCCCCGACCCCGAGGCCCTGGCCCGGGCCGGGGAGGACGAGGTGCTCAAGATGTGGGAGGGGCTGGGCTACTACAACCGCGCCCGCAACCTGCATCGGGCGGCCGGGATGGTGGTGGAGCGCCACGGCGGGGAGGTACCCGCCGATCCGGCCGCGCTGCGGGCCCTGCCCGGCGTTGGGCCGTATACCGCAGCTGCAGTGGCCTCCATCGCCCATGGGCGCGATGTGCCCCTGGTGGACGCCAACGTGGGCCGCCTTTTCTCCCGCCTCTTCGACATCGACCAGCCTTTGCACCTGAGCGCCACCAAGCGCGCCCTGGATGGACTGGCCGCAGACCTGCTCCCGCCAGGCCGGGCGCGCATGCACAACCAGGCCCTCATGGAGCTGGGCGCGCTGGTCTGTACGCCCAAGAGCCCCCGCTGTTCGGCCTGCCCCCTGGATACGCGCTGCCGGGCCAAGTACCTGGACCTGGTATTCGAGCGCCCCGTACCCGCCAAGGCCGCCGAGTACATCCCCATGGACGTGGCCAGCGGCCTGCTGATCCATGACGGCGGGATTCTGGTGCAAAAACGCCCCCCGGCCGGGGTTTGGGCCGGGCTGTGGGAATTCCCCGGCGGCGCGGTGGAGGAGGGCGAGACTCCGGACCAGGCAGTGGTGCGGGAATTCCTGGAGGAAACCGAGCTGGAGGTCGCCGTGGCCGCCCCCCTGCCCCGCGTCCGCCACGGGTACACCCGCTACCGCGTTACCCTGCACCCCTTTCTGCTGACCCTGGCCGGGCGGCCGCGTCAGCCCGCCCTGCACGCCGCCCAGGAGTCCCGCTGGGCAGGAGCCGAAGAGCTGGCCGGCCTGGCCTTCCCCGCCGGGCACCGCAAGCTGCTGGACAAGCTGGCCGCCTCCGGGCGGCTTGACAGACTGCTCGCCGGAGGAGCAATCGAAGAGGAACCCTCGTAA